The region TCGACAGGAACAGGGCCACCGGCGGCGGTGTGACCGCGGATGAAGCGGTGGTGGCCCAGTACGTACGCGCGATAGTCCCGCTCGAAGCGGGAGAGCCGCCACCGCAGCCGCCGGTCCACGGCGTCGGCGACCCGCTCGACCCACCGGTCGGCGACTTTGCCGTACACCTTGCCAAGGAATCCCAGACCCGCCGGCAGCGCCCCGTACCCGAGGAAGAGCAGCGGCGAGACGACCGGATGCGCGCTGACCGACGGCCAGAATCTCGCCCCCAGCACCGCCGGCGGCACCAGACTCGCCACGGCGAGCCCGAACCGCGTCAACACCTCCGCATTGCCTTTGCCGACCGCCGCCGTTCTCCCCCGAACCCTCGGTGCCCCGTTCCCGTGCCGTCTCTTATACCGGTATACCGGCCATACCGGCACGCATTCACCTGCCCCGGTAATTGCCTCGCATTAACGGTTTCCAGTGGGCCCCGGACCCCGAGTTGCGGCCCCCCACGCGTGGGGTGACGGTGGACATGAGGGGGACACGGGGGCGTGGCAGAACGTGGGGGCTGAAGAAGACGCACAGGACCGCGCCGGTACACGGGAGCACCGGACCGTCGCCCTTGGGGCCTGGCCTTCCGCGCAGTGGCGCGTGTCCGCGATCCGGGGGAACGCACTGACCGCGACCGCGCACAGGAGCGGAGAAGGCAATGACGAACGGACCCGGGCCCGTGGGGCCCATGGGTAACGGCCCGAACGGGGAGCGGCCGCCGCAGGTCGGCATGCCGCTGGGGACGCAGCCGACGGAATACACCGGGCGGTATGTGGTCCTGCTCGATCAGCGGGAACCCGAGCGCGGAATGGAGGCGCTGCGCTCGTCCGTCGGGATCGCGTCCGTGGAACGCGTCCGCGGGGCGGAACCCGGTGCGGCGGAGCTGCTGGCGCGGCCCGATGTGTCGGTGGTCTTCGACGAACTCGGCGTCGCCGTCGTCGATGTGCAGCCGGACCAGCGCCATGCGCTGGTCACCACGGCGGAGGCGGAGCCGACGATCATCGCGACGGAGCCGGAGCGCGTGGTGTACGCGTCGGTGATCACGGAGCCGCACCACACGCTGACCGGCTTCTTCCCGATGTACCGCAGCGACGAGGACGAGGTGACCCGGCACACCCGGGCCGAGCTCGCCACCTCGCTGGGACCGGCCTGGGACGAGCAGAACACCACCTGGGGGCTCCAGGGGATCCGCGCCAACTGGTCGCATCTGACCGGCAGCGGGGTGAAGGTCGCCGTGCTCGACACCGGTGTGGACACCGATCACCCGGATCTGACCGAATGCGTCGAGGCGGCGGCCTCCTTCGTGTCCGGGGCGAGTGTCGAGGACGGCCATGGCCACGGCACCCACTGCGTCGGCACGGTGGCCGGTCCGGCCGAGCCCGGGCACGCGCCGCGGTACGGCGTGGCCGGTGAGGCCGGAGTGCTGGTGGGCAAGGTGCTCAGCGACCAGGGCGTGGGGTCCGACGGCCAGATCCTGGCGGGGATGGCCTGGGCGATCTCCCAGGGCGCCCGGGTGATCTCCATGTCGCTCGGGGCTCCGGTGGAGCCCGGGGAACTGTTCCCGCAGACCTACGAGAACGTGGCGCGGCGAGCGCTGCGGCGCGGCACCGTGATCGTGGCCGCGGCGGGCAACGAGAGCCGGCGGCCCGGCTTCGTGGCGCCGGTGGGGCGGCCCGCCAACTGCCCGTCCATCCTGGCGGTGGCGGCGCTCGGCAAGGACCTGGGGACCGCGTTCTTCTCCTGCGGCGCCATCAACGGCGAGGGCGGGGAAGTCAATATCGCGGCGCCCGGGGTCGACATCTTCTCAGCCGCGCCCGGCGGGACGTACCAGACGATGAGCGGCACGAGTATGGCGGCGCCGCATGCCGCCGGTGTCGTCACGCTGCTGGCCCAGGCGCATCCGGAGGCCTCGGCGGCCGACCTCGGCACCCGACTGCGGTCCGGGGCCCATCCGCTGGCGCAGCCGGCCGCGGACGTCGGCTCGGGTCTGCTCCAGGCCCCGTGAGCGGGGACGCTGTGGGGCAGGCGGCGCGGTCCGGGCCGGTCGGGGTCATCCTCTCGGTCGACCCGGACCGGTTCGCCCAGGTCGTGGAGGCCGCGCGGCGGGTCGGGCTGACGGTCACCGGTGAGCAGCAGATCCTCGGCTCGCTGTCCGGGACCATCGCCGAGGACCGGATCCCGGTCCTGGCGGCGGTGGACGGCGTCGAGTCGGTGGACCGGGAACAGATCGTCCGGCTTCCGCCGCCGCCCGACCCGCCGATCCGGTGAGTTCCGGGCTGCGGGGTGCGGGCTCAGCGTTCCGGGCTCCGGGCTGCGGGCTCAGACGTGGTTGAACGGTTCGGCGTACGCGAAGGCCCCCTTGAGGGTCGGCTGATAGGCGGTCAGGGTCCGGACCTGGAAGTAGTCGCCCCAGGCCGGATCCGGGGCCGTGATGCCGTAGTCGGTCGACGGGCGGAAGCCGAACCGGCCGTAATACGCGGGGCTGCCCAGCAGGGCGACCAGCGATTCGCCGAAGGCGTCCGCGGCGCCGAGCACCGCGTGGACGAGCGCCTGGCCGACGCCGCGGCGCTGATGGGCGGGGTGCACGCTGAGCGGTCCGAGACCGAGGGCGAGGGCCAGGTCGGAGCCGACATGGCCGCGGGTGCAGACGACATGTCCGATCACCTCGGCACGGTCGGCGGTGGCGACGAACGACAGGGCGGGCAACCAGCCGTCGCTGATCCGGAGTTCGTCCAGCAGCGCGGTCTCGACCGGGACCGGGGTGTGCGGGGTGCCCGTGGTATCCGAGGTGTCCGACTTCGCGAACGCGGCCGAGGTGACGGCCCGGATGGCGTCGATGTCGGAGCGGGTCTCTCGTCGGATCAACATCGGGTCAGGATGCGTCCCAACGCGGTGCGGGAGCAAACCAATTGTGCGCCGCCGCGCAGGACGGGCTCCCGGGTCAGCCCTTCGTGGCGCGGGCGGTGAGGGCCCGTTCGACCTGGATGTACGTCACGTCGTGGTCGGCCAGGACATGCGCGGCCACACCGGGGCGGGCGGTGAGGGCGAGCAGCAGATGCTCATCGCCGATGTGCTTGTCGCCGCGGGCGAGGGCGATCCGCAGCGAGCGCTCCAGCACGGACTTGGCCTCCCGGGAGAATGGGCGGCGCAGGGGGCGCCTGCCGCGGCGGGGAGCGCGTGCGGAGGCGAATCCGGGAGTGCCTTCGGGGGTGGATCCAGGGGTGGGTCCGGCCGTGGCGAGGGCGCCCACGCCATGGGCCTCCTCCACCCGCGCGACGATCTCGTCCACGTCGATGCCGAGCCCGGCCAGCGCCTCCACATCGGCGCCGGTGATGCCCCCGCGCCGGCGGACCTCGGCCAGGGCCTGCTCGATCGAGGCGCGGCGGCCGTGCGCGCCGAGGGCGGTGAGGACCTCGGCGGCGGGGCTGCCCTTACGGTCGCTGCGGGCACGGCCGCCGTCCTTACGGCCGCCGGGACCCTCCGTACGGCTGCTGTCGGCACCGCTGCCGCCCGTACGGCCGCTGTCCGTACGGCCGCTGTCCGTACGGCCGCTGTCCGTACGGTCCAGGAGCGCAAGCAGCAGCTCGGCCTCGCCGACTGTGTCGGCCCCGGTGTCCTCCGCGTGGCGGACGGCGCCGCGTACGACCTCGCGGGCACTGGTGGTGAACCTCTCGAACATCAACGCCTCCCGTGCTTCTTGTGGACCGCCTGCCTGCTGACGCCCAGTTCGGCGGCGATTTCCTGCCACGACCAGCCCTGGGCGCGGGCGCTGCGCACCTGTACGGCCTCCAGTTGCTCCAGCAGCCGGCGCAGCGCGGCGACGGCGCGCAGTCCGACCCGGGGGTCCCGGTCGCCCGCGCGCTCGGCGAGATCCGTTGCTTCGGTCATGGCGTCAATGTAGGTTGACGCCCGGCTCGCCGTCAACATGGGTTGACGAATGAGGCCGTAATTGGTTCGACGCGGCGGCCGTACGTCCGGCAGCCTCCCGTCATGGACCCCCATTGCTGGCCCCTGTACGGGCTTCGCCTTCGTACGCCGCGCCTGGAACTGCGGCTTCCCGACATCCCCCTCCTCGACGAACTCGCCGCGGTCGCGGCGGACGGGGTGCACGACCCGGCCGAGATGCCCTTCAGCGTCCCCTGGACCGATTCACCCCCGGAGGAGCGCGGACGCAGCTCCTTCCAGCATCTGCTGGGCACGATCGCCGAATGGCGGCCGGAGAAGTGGGCGCTGAGCCTCGCGGTGCTGCACGAGGGCGCGGTGATCGGGCGGCAGGACCTGTTCGCGACCGAATTCGCGGTCACCCGGGAGGCCGAGACGGGCTCTTGGCTGGGCACCGCCCATCAGGGCAAGGGCCTGGGCACGGAGATGCGGGCGGCGGTGACGCACCTGGCGTTCGAGGGCTTGGGCGCGCTGTCGCTGACCTCGGGCGCGATGGTGGAGAACGGCCGCTCGCTGGGGGTCTCCCGGCGGCTGGGCTACCGCCCCGACGGGCTGTCCGTGGTCGCCGTAAGGGGCGAGGCCCGCACCATTCAGCGGCTGCGGCTGGACCGCGCGGCCTGGGAGGAGCACCGCACCACCTCGGTCGAGATGGCCGGACTGGAGCCGTGCCGCGCGCTGTTCGGCGCTCCGTGATGGGCCTGATGGACCCTGAGGGCCTCGCTTCCTGCTGCAGGCGGGCAACGGCGAGATCATC is a window of Streptomyces violaceusniger Tu 4113 DNA encoding:
- a CDS encoding S8 family peptidase, producing the protein MTNGPGPVGPMGNGPNGERPPQVGMPLGTQPTEYTGRYVVLLDQREPERGMEALRSSVGIASVERVRGAEPGAAELLARPDVSVVFDELGVAVVDVQPDQRHALVTTAEAEPTIIATEPERVVYASVITEPHHTLTGFFPMYRSDEDEVTRHTRAELATSLGPAWDEQNTTWGLQGIRANWSHLTGSGVKVAVLDTGVDTDHPDLTECVEAAASFVSGASVEDGHGHGTHCVGTVAGPAEPGHAPRYGVAGEAGVLVGKVLSDQGVGSDGQILAGMAWAISQGARVISMSLGAPVEPGELFPQTYENVARRALRRGTVIVAAAGNESRRPGFVAPVGRPANCPSILAVAALGKDLGTAFFSCGAINGEGGEVNIAAPGVDIFSAAPGGTYQTMSGTSMAAPHAAGVVTLLAQAHPEASAADLGTRLRSGAHPLAQPAADVGSGLLQAP
- a CDS encoding GNAT family N-acetyltransferase, whose product is MLIRRETRSDIDAIRAVTSAAFAKSDTSDTTGTPHTPVPVETALLDELRISDGWLPALSFVATADRAEVIGHVVCTRGHVGSDLALALGLGPLSVHPAHQRRGVGQALVHAVLGAADAFGESLVALLGSPAYYGRFGFRPSTDYGITAPDPAWGDYFQVRTLTAYQPTLKGAFAYAEPFNHV
- a CDS encoding Clp protease N-terminal domain-containing protein, which gives rise to MFERFTTSAREVVRGAVRHAEDTGADTVGEAELLLALLDRTDSGRTDSGRTDSGRTGGSGADSSRTEGPGGRKDGGRARSDRKGSPAAEVLTALGAHGRRASIEQALAEVRRRGGITGADVEALAGLGIDVDEIVARVEEAHGVGALATAGPTPGSTPEGTPGFASARAPRRGRRPLRRPFSREAKSVLERSLRIALARGDKHIGDEHLLLALTARPGVAAHVLADHDVTYIQVERALTARATKG
- a CDS encoding helix-turn-helix domain-containing protein, producing the protein MTEATDLAERAGDRDPRVGLRAVAALRRLLEQLEAVQVRSARAQGWSWQEIAAELGVSRQAVHKKHGRR
- a CDS encoding GNAT family N-acetyltransferase, which gives rise to MDPHCWPLYGLRLRTPRLELRLPDIPLLDELAAVAADGVHDPAEMPFSVPWTDSPPEERGRSSFQHLLGTIAEWRPEKWALSLAVLHEGAVIGRQDLFATEFAVTREAETGSWLGTAHQGKGLGTEMRAAVTHLAFEGLGALSLTSGAMVENGRSLGVSRRLGYRPDGLSVVAVRGEARTIQRLRLDRAAWEEHRTTSVEMAGLEPCRALFGAP